A stretch of Camelus bactrianus isolate YW-2024 breed Bactrian camel chromosome 26, ASM4877302v1, whole genome shotgun sequence DNA encodes these proteins:
- the STOX2 gene encoding storkhead-box protein 2 isoform X2 translates to MKKTRSTTLRRAWPSSDFSDRASDRMRSRSEKDYRLHKRFPAAFAPQASRGYMTSGDVSPISMSPISQSQFIPLGEILCLAISAMNSARKPVTQEALMEHLTTCFPGVPTPSQEILRHTLNTLVRERKIYPTPDGYFIVTPQTYFITPSLIRTNSKWYHLDERIPDRSQCTSPQPGTITPSASGCVRERTLPRNHCDSCHCCREDVLGVHASTLQRKPAKDCKDPYCPPALCQVPPTEKSKSTVNFSYKTETLSKPKDSEKQSKKFGLKLFRLSFKKDKTKQLANFSAQFPPEEWPLRDEDTPTTIPREVEMEIIRRINPDLTVENVMRHTALMKKLEEEKAHRSKAGSSAHHSGRSKKSRTHRKSHGKSRSHSKTRVSKGDPSDGSHLDIPGEREYDFCDPLTRAPREGCFIIEHKGDNFIMHSNANVIESHFPMTPEWDVSGELAKRRTEMPFPEPSRGSSHSKVHRSHSHTQDRRSRNERSNKAKERSRSMDNSKGPLGASSLGTPEDLAEGCSQDDQTPSQSYIDDSTLRPAQAVSHQRAHISSTSYKEVCIPEIISGSKEPSSTCSLLEPGKPPESLPSYGELNSCPTKTATDDYFQCNTSSETVLTAPSPLGKNKEDHDTLTLAEGVKKLPLSDRQTPHSSREPVGHKEESPKGPGGGPAASGTVAEGIANGRLVQHHGAEPSSLDKRKEIFSKDTLFKPLHSTLSANSYHKSSLSLLKSHPKTPADTLPGRCEKLEPSLGTSAPQAMPASQRQQESGGTQEASFDYYNVSDDDESEEGANKNAEEEKNRDDVGTMQWLLEREKERDLQRKFEKNLTLLAPKETDSGSNQRATHSARLDSMDSSSITVDSGFNSPRTRESLASNTSSIVESNRRQNPAWSPAHGGAGPAFNFRASTDPPTSEAEKLQKPSSCLQASVTSV, encoded by the exons GTGATGTATCACCAATCAGTATGTCTCCCATCAGTCAATCTCAGTTTATCCCACTCGGGGAAATCCTTTGCTTGGCCATCTCCGCAATGAACTCGGCGAGAAAACCTGTCACCCAAGAAGCACTGATGGAGCACCTGACCACCTGTTTCCCAG GTGTTCCCACCCCAAGCCAGGAAATCCTCCGGCACACGCTGAACACACTGGTACGGGAGAGGAAAATCTACCCGACTCCAGACGGCTATTTCATCGTCACCCCACAGACTTATTTCATAACTCCTTCCCTCATAAGAACTAACAGCAAATGGTACCATTTGGACGAGAGGATACCTGACAGGTCTCAGTGTACCTCTCCGCAGCCCGGAACCATCACGCCCTCTGCCTCCGGCTGCGTCAGGGAAAGAACGTTGCCCAGGAACCACTGCGACTCTTGCCACTGCTGCAGGGAAGACGTGCTCGGCGTGCACGCGTCCACGCTGCAGAGGAAGCCGGCCAAGGACTGCAAAGACCCGTACTGCCCCCCCGCCCTCTGCCAGGTGCCGCCCACCGAAAAGAGCAAAAGTACTGTCAACTTCTCGTATAAGACGGAAACTCTCTCCAAACCTAAAGACAGTGAAAAACAGTCCAAAAAATTCGGGCTCAAGTTATTCCggctaagttttaaaaaagacaagACCAAACAGCTAGCCAATTTTTCCGCCCAGTTTCCTCCCGAAGAGTGGCCCCTGCGAGATGAGGACACGCCGACCACCATCCCTCGGGAAGTGGAAATGGAGATCATTCGGCGCATTAACCCGGACTTGACCGTGGAAAATGTCATGAGGCACACTGCACTAATGAAGAAACTTGAAGAAGAGAAAGCGCATAGAAGTAAAGCTGGGTCCTCCGCCCATCACAGCGGAAGAAGTAAAAAGAGTAGGACTCATCGCAAGTCCCACGGAAAGTCTCGGTCGCACAGCAAGACGCGAGTGTCCAAGGGAGACCCATCGGATGGTTCCCATCTGGATATCCCTGGTGAAAGGGAATATGACTTTTGCGATCCTCTTACCAGGGCGCCCCGGGAGGGCTGCTTCATCATTGAACACAAAGGGGATAACTTCATCATGCATAGCAATGCCAATGTGATTGAGTCTCATTTCCCCATGACTCCGGAATGGGATGTGTCTGGGGAACTGGCCAAAAGGAGAACTGAGATGCCTTTTCCTGAGCCTTCCAGGGGAAGCTCCCACTCAAAAGTGCACCGAAGCCACAGCCATACCCAGGACCGGAGGTCCAGAAATGAGAGATCCAACAAGGCCAAGGAGAGGTCCAGGTCCATGGACAACTCCAAAGGCCCTCTGGGTGCTTCTTCTCTGGGGACGCCTGAAGACCTGGCTGAAGGCTGTAGTCAAGACGACCAAACCCCTAGCCAGTCCTACATTGACGACAGTACTTTAAGACCTGCACAGGCTGTCAGTCATCAAAGAGCTCACATTTCGTCCACAAGCTACAAAGAGGTGTGTATTCCAGAGATCATCAGTGGCAGCAAGGAACCCTCCAGCACTTGTAGCCTCTTGGAGCCAGGCAAACCACCCGAGAGTTTGCCATCCTATGGTGAACTCAATTCTTGTCCGACAAAAACAGCCACGGATGACTATTTCCAGTGCAACACCTCCAGTGAGACAGTGCTCACGGCGCCGTCGCCTCTGGGAAAGAACAAAGAGGACCATGACACTCTGACCCTGGCAGAAGGGGTGAAAAAGCTGCCTCTGTCTGACAGGCAGACCCCACATTCCTCCCGGGAGCCCGTAGGGCACAAGGAGGAGTCGCCAAAGGGGCCAGGCGGGGGCCCAGCTGCTTCTGGCACTGTGGCTGAAGGGATTGCCAACGGACGCCTCGTCCAGCATCACGGCGCCGAACCCAGCAGCCTGGACAAGAGGAAAGAGATATTTAGCAAAGACACACTGTTCAAACCTCTTCACAGCACCTTGTCTGCAAACAGCTATCACAAATCGAGCCTGTCTCTCCTCAAATCTCACCCGAAGACACCTGCGGACACACTGCCAGGCCGGTGCGAGAAACTGGAGCCGTCCCTGGGGACCTCGGCCCCGCAAGCCATGCCGGCTTCCCAGCGTCAGCAGGAGTCAGGGGGGACCCAGGAGGCCTCTTTTGACTATTACAACGTCTCTGATGACGACGAGTCTGAGGAAGGGGCAAATAAGAacgcagaggaggagaaaaacagagatgACGTGGGCACCATGCAGTGGCTTctggaaagggagaaggaaagagacttGCAGAGGAAATTTGAGAAGAACCTCACCCTCCTCGCCCCAAAGGAAACCGACAGTGGCAGCAACCAGAGGGCCACCCATTCGGCACGCCTGGACAGCATGGACAGCAGCAGCATCACCGTGGACAGTGGATTCAACTCCCCACG CACTCGGGAGAGCCTGGCTTCCAACACATCAAGCATCGTTGAAAGTAACCGTCGTCAGAACCCTGCCTGGAGCCCAGCCCACGGTGGAGCTGGCCCGGCCTTCAATTTCCGAGCAAGTACGGACCCCCCCACAAGTGAAGCTGAGAAGTTACAGAAACCTTCCAGCTGCTTGCAAGCTTCTGTTACTAGTGTGTGA
- the STOX2 gene encoding storkhead-box protein 2 isoform X3, translating to MEPVQKGSGDVSPISMSPISQSQFIPLGEILCLAISAMNSARKPVTQEALMEHLTTCFPGVPTPSQEILRHTLNTLVRERKIYPTPDGYFIVTPQTYFITPSLIRTNSKWYHLDERIPDRSQCTSPQPGTITPSASGCVRERTLPRNHCDSCHCCREDVLGVHASTLQRKPAKDCKDPYCPPALCQVPPTEKSKSTVNFSYKTETLSKPKDSEKQSKKFGLKLFRLSFKKDKTKQLANFSAQFPPEEWPLRDEDTPTTIPREVEMEIIRRINPDLTVENVMRHTALMKKLEEEKAHRSKAGSSAHHSGRSKKSRTHRKSHGKSRSHSKTRVSKGDPSDGSHLDIPGEREYDFCDPLTRAPREGCFIIEHKGDNFIMHSNANVIESHFPMTPEWDVSGELAKRRTEMPFPEPSRGSSHSKVHRSHSHTQDRRSRNERSNKAKERSRSMDNSKGPLGASSLGTPEDLAEGCSQDDQTPSQSYIDDSTLRPAQAVSHQRAHISSTSYKEVCIPEIISGSKEPSSTCSLLEPGKPPESLPSYGELNSCPTKTATDDYFQCNTSSETVLTAPSPLGKNKEDHDTLTLAEGVKKLPLSDRQTPHSSREPVGHKEESPKGPGGGPAASGTVAEGIANGRLVQHHGAEPSSLDKRKEIFSKDTLFKPLHSTLSANSYHKSSLSLLKSHPKTPADTLPGRCEKLEPSLGTSAPQAMPASQRQQESGGTQEASFDYYNVSDDDESEEGANKNAEEEKNRDDVGTMQWLLEREKERDLQRKFEKNLTLLAPKETDSGSNQRATHSARLDSMDSSSITVDSGFNSPRTRESLASNTSSIVESNRRQNPAWSPAHGGAGPAFNFRASTDPPTSEAEKLQKPSSCLQASVTSV from the exons GTGATGTATCACCAATCAGTATGTCTCCCATCAGTCAATCTCAGTTTATCCCACTCGGGGAAATCCTTTGCTTGGCCATCTCCGCAATGAACTCGGCGAGAAAACCTGTCACCCAAGAAGCACTGATGGAGCACCTGACCACCTGTTTCCCAG GTGTTCCCACCCCAAGCCAGGAAATCCTCCGGCACACGCTGAACACACTGGTACGGGAGAGGAAAATCTACCCGACTCCAGACGGCTATTTCATCGTCACCCCACAGACTTATTTCATAACTCCTTCCCTCATAAGAACTAACAGCAAATGGTACCATTTGGACGAGAGGATACCTGACAGGTCTCAGTGTACCTCTCCGCAGCCCGGAACCATCACGCCCTCTGCCTCCGGCTGCGTCAGGGAAAGAACGTTGCCCAGGAACCACTGCGACTCTTGCCACTGCTGCAGGGAAGACGTGCTCGGCGTGCACGCGTCCACGCTGCAGAGGAAGCCGGCCAAGGACTGCAAAGACCCGTACTGCCCCCCCGCCCTCTGCCAGGTGCCGCCCACCGAAAAGAGCAAAAGTACTGTCAACTTCTCGTATAAGACGGAAACTCTCTCCAAACCTAAAGACAGTGAAAAACAGTCCAAAAAATTCGGGCTCAAGTTATTCCggctaagttttaaaaaagacaagACCAAACAGCTAGCCAATTTTTCCGCCCAGTTTCCTCCCGAAGAGTGGCCCCTGCGAGATGAGGACACGCCGACCACCATCCCTCGGGAAGTGGAAATGGAGATCATTCGGCGCATTAACCCGGACTTGACCGTGGAAAATGTCATGAGGCACACTGCACTAATGAAGAAACTTGAAGAAGAGAAAGCGCATAGAAGTAAAGCTGGGTCCTCCGCCCATCACAGCGGAAGAAGTAAAAAGAGTAGGACTCATCGCAAGTCCCACGGAAAGTCTCGGTCGCACAGCAAGACGCGAGTGTCCAAGGGAGACCCATCGGATGGTTCCCATCTGGATATCCCTGGTGAAAGGGAATATGACTTTTGCGATCCTCTTACCAGGGCGCCCCGGGAGGGCTGCTTCATCATTGAACACAAAGGGGATAACTTCATCATGCATAGCAATGCCAATGTGATTGAGTCTCATTTCCCCATGACTCCGGAATGGGATGTGTCTGGGGAACTGGCCAAAAGGAGAACTGAGATGCCTTTTCCTGAGCCTTCCAGGGGAAGCTCCCACTCAAAAGTGCACCGAAGCCACAGCCATACCCAGGACCGGAGGTCCAGAAATGAGAGATCCAACAAGGCCAAGGAGAGGTCCAGGTCCATGGACAACTCCAAAGGCCCTCTGGGTGCTTCTTCTCTGGGGACGCCTGAAGACCTGGCTGAAGGCTGTAGTCAAGACGACCAAACCCCTAGCCAGTCCTACATTGACGACAGTACTTTAAGACCTGCACAGGCTGTCAGTCATCAAAGAGCTCACATTTCGTCCACAAGCTACAAAGAGGTGTGTATTCCAGAGATCATCAGTGGCAGCAAGGAACCCTCCAGCACTTGTAGCCTCTTGGAGCCAGGCAAACCACCCGAGAGTTTGCCATCCTATGGTGAACTCAATTCTTGTCCGACAAAAACAGCCACGGATGACTATTTCCAGTGCAACACCTCCAGTGAGACAGTGCTCACGGCGCCGTCGCCTCTGGGAAAGAACAAAGAGGACCATGACACTCTGACCCTGGCAGAAGGGGTGAAAAAGCTGCCTCTGTCTGACAGGCAGACCCCACATTCCTCCCGGGAGCCCGTAGGGCACAAGGAGGAGTCGCCAAAGGGGCCAGGCGGGGGCCCAGCTGCTTCTGGCACTGTGGCTGAAGGGATTGCCAACGGACGCCTCGTCCAGCATCACGGCGCCGAACCCAGCAGCCTGGACAAGAGGAAAGAGATATTTAGCAAAGACACACTGTTCAAACCTCTTCACAGCACCTTGTCTGCAAACAGCTATCACAAATCGAGCCTGTCTCTCCTCAAATCTCACCCGAAGACACCTGCGGACACACTGCCAGGCCGGTGCGAGAAACTGGAGCCGTCCCTGGGGACCTCGGCCCCGCAAGCCATGCCGGCTTCCCAGCGTCAGCAGGAGTCAGGGGGGACCCAGGAGGCCTCTTTTGACTATTACAACGTCTCTGATGACGACGAGTCTGAGGAAGGGGCAAATAAGAacgcagaggaggagaaaaacagagatgACGTGGGCACCATGCAGTGGCTTctggaaagggagaaggaaagagacttGCAGAGGAAATTTGAGAAGAACCTCACCCTCCTCGCCCCAAAGGAAACCGACAGTGGCAGCAACCAGAGGGCCACCCATTCGGCACGCCTGGACAGCATGGACAGCAGCAGCATCACCGTGGACAGTGGATTCAACTCCCCACG CACTCGGGAGAGCCTGGCTTCCAACACATCAAGCATCGTTGAAAGTAACCGTCGTCAGAACCCTGCCTGGAGCCCAGCCCACGGTGGAGCTGGCCCGGCCTTCAATTTCCGAGCAAGTACGGACCCCCCCACAAGTGAAGCTGAGAAGTTACAGAAACCTTCCAGCTGCTTGCAAGCTTCTGTTACTAGTGTGTGA
- the STOX2 gene encoding storkhead-box protein 2 isoform X4, producing MSPISQSQFIPLGEILCLAISAMNSARKPVTQEALMEHLTTCFPGVPTPSQEILRHTLNTLVRERKIYPTPDGYFIVTPQTYFITPSLIRTNSKWYHLDERIPDRSQCTSPQPGTITPSASGCVRERTLPRNHCDSCHCCREDVLGVHASTLQRKPAKDCKDPYCPPALCQVPPTEKSKSTVNFSYKTETLSKPKDSEKQSKKFGLKLFRLSFKKDKTKQLANFSAQFPPEEWPLRDEDTPTTIPREVEMEIIRRINPDLTVENVMRHTALMKKLEEEKAHRSKAGSSAHHSGRSKKSRTHRKSHGKSRSHSKTRVSKGDPSDGSHLDIPGEREYDFCDPLTRAPREGCFIIEHKGDNFIMHSNANVIESHFPMTPEWDVSGELAKRRTEMPFPEPSRGSSHSKVHRSHSHTQDRRSRNERSNKAKERSRSMDNSKGPLGASSLGTPEDLAEGCSQDDQTPSQSYIDDSTLRPAQAVSHQRAHISSTSYKEVCIPEIISGSKEPSSTCSLLEPGKPPESLPSYGELNSCPTKTATDDYFQCNTSSETVLTAPSPLGKNKEDHDTLTLAEGVKKLPLSDRQTPHSSREPVGHKEESPKGPGGGPAASGTVAEGIANGRLVQHHGAEPSSLDKRKEIFSKDTLFKPLHSTLSANSYHKSSLSLLKSHPKTPADTLPGRCEKLEPSLGTSAPQAMPASQRQQESGGTQEASFDYYNVSDDDESEEGANKNAEEEKNRDDVGTMQWLLEREKERDLQRKFEKNLTLLAPKETDSGSNQRATHSARLDSMDSSSITVDSGFNSPRTRESLASNTSSIVESNRRQNPAWSPAHGGAGPAFNFRASTDPPTSEAEKLQKPSSCLQASVTSV from the exons ATGTCTCCCATCAGTCAATCTCAGTTTATCCCACTCGGGGAAATCCTTTGCTTGGCCATCTCCGCAATGAACTCGGCGAGAAAACCTGTCACCCAAGAAGCACTGATGGAGCACCTGACCACCTGTTTCCCAG GTGTTCCCACCCCAAGCCAGGAAATCCTCCGGCACACGCTGAACACACTGGTACGGGAGAGGAAAATCTACCCGACTCCAGACGGCTATTTCATCGTCACCCCACAGACTTATTTCATAACTCCTTCCCTCATAAGAACTAACAGCAAATGGTACCATTTGGACGAGAGGATACCTGACAGGTCTCAGTGTACCTCTCCGCAGCCCGGAACCATCACGCCCTCTGCCTCCGGCTGCGTCAGGGAAAGAACGTTGCCCAGGAACCACTGCGACTCTTGCCACTGCTGCAGGGAAGACGTGCTCGGCGTGCACGCGTCCACGCTGCAGAGGAAGCCGGCCAAGGACTGCAAAGACCCGTACTGCCCCCCCGCCCTCTGCCAGGTGCCGCCCACCGAAAAGAGCAAAAGTACTGTCAACTTCTCGTATAAGACGGAAACTCTCTCCAAACCTAAAGACAGTGAAAAACAGTCCAAAAAATTCGGGCTCAAGTTATTCCggctaagttttaaaaaagacaagACCAAACAGCTAGCCAATTTTTCCGCCCAGTTTCCTCCCGAAGAGTGGCCCCTGCGAGATGAGGACACGCCGACCACCATCCCTCGGGAAGTGGAAATGGAGATCATTCGGCGCATTAACCCGGACTTGACCGTGGAAAATGTCATGAGGCACACTGCACTAATGAAGAAACTTGAAGAAGAGAAAGCGCATAGAAGTAAAGCTGGGTCCTCCGCCCATCACAGCGGAAGAAGTAAAAAGAGTAGGACTCATCGCAAGTCCCACGGAAAGTCTCGGTCGCACAGCAAGACGCGAGTGTCCAAGGGAGACCCATCGGATGGTTCCCATCTGGATATCCCTGGTGAAAGGGAATATGACTTTTGCGATCCTCTTACCAGGGCGCCCCGGGAGGGCTGCTTCATCATTGAACACAAAGGGGATAACTTCATCATGCATAGCAATGCCAATGTGATTGAGTCTCATTTCCCCATGACTCCGGAATGGGATGTGTCTGGGGAACTGGCCAAAAGGAGAACTGAGATGCCTTTTCCTGAGCCTTCCAGGGGAAGCTCCCACTCAAAAGTGCACCGAAGCCACAGCCATACCCAGGACCGGAGGTCCAGAAATGAGAGATCCAACAAGGCCAAGGAGAGGTCCAGGTCCATGGACAACTCCAAAGGCCCTCTGGGTGCTTCTTCTCTGGGGACGCCTGAAGACCTGGCTGAAGGCTGTAGTCAAGACGACCAAACCCCTAGCCAGTCCTACATTGACGACAGTACTTTAAGACCTGCACAGGCTGTCAGTCATCAAAGAGCTCACATTTCGTCCACAAGCTACAAAGAGGTGTGTATTCCAGAGATCATCAGTGGCAGCAAGGAACCCTCCAGCACTTGTAGCCTCTTGGAGCCAGGCAAACCACCCGAGAGTTTGCCATCCTATGGTGAACTCAATTCTTGTCCGACAAAAACAGCCACGGATGACTATTTCCAGTGCAACACCTCCAGTGAGACAGTGCTCACGGCGCCGTCGCCTCTGGGAAAGAACAAAGAGGACCATGACACTCTGACCCTGGCAGAAGGGGTGAAAAAGCTGCCTCTGTCTGACAGGCAGACCCCACATTCCTCCCGGGAGCCCGTAGGGCACAAGGAGGAGTCGCCAAAGGGGCCAGGCGGGGGCCCAGCTGCTTCTGGCACTGTGGCTGAAGGGATTGCCAACGGACGCCTCGTCCAGCATCACGGCGCCGAACCCAGCAGCCTGGACAAGAGGAAAGAGATATTTAGCAAAGACACACTGTTCAAACCTCTTCACAGCACCTTGTCTGCAAACAGCTATCACAAATCGAGCCTGTCTCTCCTCAAATCTCACCCGAAGACACCTGCGGACACACTGCCAGGCCGGTGCGAGAAACTGGAGCCGTCCCTGGGGACCTCGGCCCCGCAAGCCATGCCGGCTTCCCAGCGTCAGCAGGAGTCAGGGGGGACCCAGGAGGCCTCTTTTGACTATTACAACGTCTCTGATGACGACGAGTCTGAGGAAGGGGCAAATAAGAacgcagaggaggagaaaaacagagatgACGTGGGCACCATGCAGTGGCTTctggaaagggagaaggaaagagacttGCAGAGGAAATTTGAGAAGAACCTCACCCTCCTCGCCCCAAAGGAAACCGACAGTGGCAGCAACCAGAGGGCCACCCATTCGGCACGCCTGGACAGCATGGACAGCAGCAGCATCACCGTGGACAGTGGATTCAACTCCCCACG CACTCGGGAGAGCCTGGCTTCCAACACATCAAGCATCGTTGAAAGTAACCGTCGTCAGAACCCTGCCTGGAGCCCAGCCCACGGTGGAGCTGGCCCGGCCTTCAATTTCCGAGCAAGTACGGACCCCCCCACAAGTGAAGCTGAGAAGTTACAGAAACCTTCCAGCTGCTTGCAAGCTTCTGTTACTAGTGTGTGA